One region of Endozoicomonas sp. Mp262 genomic DNA includes:
- a CDS encoding helix-turn-helix domain-containing protein, translating into MVLKVSPEKWNQTRDCLLQQSIHASHPRTRERFSALYQVSQGDSASNVAKQLGRRLDTVTNWIHLYHDSGPEAMTYKRTGGRPPFAK; encoded by the coding sequence ATGGTATTGAAAGTCTCTCCAGAAAAGTGGAATCAAACCAGGGATTGCCTGCTTCAGCAATCCATACATGCTTCTCATCCCCGTACACGTGAGCGTTTTTCGGCGCTTTATCAAGTTTCTCAGGGAGACTCAGCCTCTAACGTCGCTAAGCAACTGGGGCGTCGCCTTGATACCGTCACGAACTGGATTCACCTCTACCATGATAGCGGGCCTGAAGCCATGACTTATAAACGGACAGGTGGCCGCCCCCCTTTTGCCAAATAA